One segment of Penaeus vannamei isolate JL-2024 chromosome 3, ASM4276789v1, whole genome shotgun sequence DNA contains the following:
- the LOC113802357 gene encoding uncharacterized protein isoform X6, translating to MEISNNEQKSEDSDCWRWRRGQDFSAGGLHTGIVFRCTRTDCLRKLQRRDGIRRDALQFHAVGHGRPGTLRPLPSPLLPRDAFLVCFSVVNKASFSNVQSSWLPEIRRECGDKVPAVLVGTKIDLRKNAQSTSSVSRREGRRLAARLGMSNYVECSAKTGQGCQQAFRSAIQATTAKPTCILL from the exons ATGGAGA TTTCCAATAATGAGCAAAAATCTGAAGATAGTGACTGTTGGAGATGGAGGCGTGGGCAAGACTTCTCTGCTGGTGGCCTACACACAG gGATCGTTTTCCGATGTACACGAACCGACTGTCTTCGAAAACTACAGCGGCGAGATGGTATTCGACGGGACGCACTACAATTTCACGCTGTGGGACACGGCCGGCCAGGAACACTACGACCGCTGCCGAGTCCTCTGCTACCCCGAG ACGCGTTCTTGGTGTGCTTCAGCGTGGTAAACAAAGCATCTTTCAGCAACGTTCAGTCGTCTTGGCTGCCGGAAATCAGGCGGGAGTGTGGAGATAAGGTGCCAGCTGTGCTCGTGG GCACGAAAATCGACCTGCGGAAGAACGCCCAGTCGACCTCGTCCGTGTCGAGGCGCGAGGGGCGTCGCCTCGCCGCTCGACTCGGCATGAGCAACTACGTCGAGTGCTCGGCCAAGACCGGCCAGGGCTGCCAGCAGGCGTTCAGAAGTGCCATCCAGGCGACGACAGCCAAACCGACCTGCATCCTACTCTGA
- the LOC113802356 gene encoding high-affinity choline transporter 1, whose product MATEGDMLMTAENVTDFLSAGEPGRSINVPGLIAIIIFYLLILGIGLWAAWRKRGTEDSAEEVMLAGRDIGIFVGCLTMTATWVGGGYINGSAEAVFTSGLIWCQAPFGYAISLTLGGLFFARKMRDARYVTMLDPLQNVFGQRWGAMLYLPALAGETLWSAAILSALGSTLAVILDLSNNVSIIVSAAIAVVYTLFGGLYSVAYTDVVQLFCIFIGLWISIPFALMHEAVGSLSLNETDWLGSIDADTPWVWGEWTDFAVLLIFGGIPWQVYFQRVLSARTSKQAQMLSFVGSFGCFFMAVPACIIGAIAKATDWNQTDYTKDITQKDQAKLVLPLVMQYLTPQWVAFFGLGAVSAAVMSSADSSVLSASSMFSNNIYKNVFRQNASDRELVWVMRFTVLVVACISTVIAIKGNSIYELFYLCGDFVYVMLFPQLTLAVHAPNYVNTYGSICGYVLGFILRILGGEKVLGIPAVIKYPFYIDGVQYFPFRTLAMAVTMVTLLLVSWLVRSLHNAGKFPDFLNALSQDTVAVLKRGDEAGPGGIDNPALDASTPSEKKAPPPSYRDSVEMTQF is encoded by the exons ATGGCGACCGAGGGTGACATGCTGATGACCGCAGAAAATGTGACGGACTTTTTATCTGCCGG agaGCCCGGCCGCTCCATCAACGTCCCGGGCTtgatcgccatcatcatcttctaccTCCTGATCCTGGGCATCGGGCTATGGGCAGCGTGGCGCAAGAGGGGCACGGAGGACAGCGCCGAGGAGGTCATGTTGGCAGGCAGGGACATCGGCATCTTCGTGGGCTGCTTGACTATGACAg caACTTGGGTCGGCGGAGGCTACATCAACGGGTCAGCTGAGGCGGTGTTCACGAGTGGCCTCATCTGGTGCCAGGCGCCCTTCGGCTATGCCATCAGTCTTACGCTGG GAGGTTTGTTCTTCGCCCGTAAGATGCGCGACGCCCGCTACGTGACCATGTTGGACCCGCTGCAGAACGTCTTCGGGCAGCGCTGGGGAGCCATGCTGTACCTCCCTGCCCTCGCCGGAGAGACGCTGTGGTCGGCAGCCATCCTGAGCGCCCTGG GCTCGACCTTGGCTGTGATCCTCGACCTCTCGAACAACGTGTCGATCATCGTGTCGGCCGCCATCGCCGTGGTGTACACGCTCTTCGGAGGCCTCTACTCCGTCGCGTACACAGACGTCGTCCAGCTCTTCTGCATCTTCATTGGGCTG TGGATATCCATTCCGTTCGCCCTGATGCACGAGGCCGTCGGGTCGCTGAGCCTCAACGAGACCGACTGGCTCGGCTCCATCGACGCGGACACGCCGTGGGTCTGGGGCGAGTGGACCGACTTCGCCGTCCTCCTCATCTTCGGGGGAATCCCGTGGCag gTGTACTTCCAGCGCGTCCTCTCAGCCCGCACAAGCAAACAAGCCCAAATGTTGTCATTCGTGGGTTCCTTTGGCTGTTTCTTCATGGCAGTTCCAGCTTGTATTATCGGAGCCATCGCCAAGGCCACAG ATTGGAATCAGACTGATTACACCAAGGACATCACACAGAAAGATCAGGCCAAGCTGGTTCTTCCTCTCGTAATGCAGTACCTCACTCCGCAG tgggtGGCTTTCTTCGGACTTGGAGCCGTGAGCGCTGCCGTCATGTCctcagctgattcgtctgtgttaTCGGCGTCTTCGATGTTTTCCAATAACATCTACAAGAATGTTTTCAGACAAAAT GCGAGCGACCGAGAGCTGGTGTGGGTCATGCGGTTCACGGTCCTGGTGGTCGCCTGCATCTCGACGGTGATCGCCATCAAAGGAAATTCTATCTATGAGCTTTT CTACTTGTGTGGTGATTTCGTCTACGTCATGCTGTTCCCGCAACTCACCCTGGCAGTGCACGCGCCCAACTACGTCAACACGTACGGATCCATCTGTGGATATGTCCTCGGTTTCATCCTCAGAATCCTGG GTGGTGAAAAGGTGCTCGGGATCCCAGCTGTGATAAAGTACCCATTTTACATTGACGGTGTTCAGTATTTCCCCTTCAG AACCCTGGCCATGGCGGTGACGATGGTGACCCTCCTGCTGGTGTCTTGGCTCGTGCGCTCCCTCCACAACGCCGGCAAGTTCCCCGACTTCCTGAACGCGCTGTCGCAGGACACGGTGGCCGTCCTGAAGCGGGGCGACGAGGCGGGTCCCGGCGGGATCGACAACCCGGCGCTCGACGCCTCGACGCCGAGCGAGAAGAAGGCGCCGCCGCCGTCGTACCGCGACTCCGTCGAAATGACGCAGTTCTAG
- the LOC113802357 gene encoding ras-related C3 botulinum toxin substrate 1 isoform X5 → MSHPLLCWAFPIMSKNLKIVTVGDGGVGKTSLLVAYTQGSFSDVHEPTVFENYSGEMVFDGTHYNFTLWDTAGQEHYDRCRVLCYPETDAFLVCFSVVNKASFSNVQSSWLPEIRRECGDKVPAVLVGTKIDLRKNAQSTSSVSRREGRRLAARLGMSNYVECSAKTGQGCQQAFRSAIQATTAKPTCILL, encoded by the exons ATGTCGCATCCGCTATTGTGCTGGGCG TTTCCAATAATGAGCAAAAATCTGAAGATAGTGACTGTTGGAGATGGAGGCGTGGGCAAGACTTCTCTGCTGGTGGCCTACACACAG gGATCGTTTTCCGATGTACACGAACCGACTGTCTTCGAAAACTACAGCGGCGAGATGGTATTCGACGGGACGCACTACAATTTCACGCTGTGGGACACGGCCGGCCAGGAACACTACGACCGCTGCCGAGTCCTCTGCTACCCCGAG ACAGACGCGTTCTTGGTGTGCTTCAGCGTGGTAAACAAAGCATCTTTCAGCAACGTTCAGTCGTCTTGGCTGCCGGAAATCAGGCGGGAGTGTGGAGATAAGGTGCCAGCTGTGCTCGTGG GCACGAAAATCGACCTGCGGAAGAACGCCCAGTCGACCTCGTCCGTGTCGAGGCGCGAGGGGCGTCGCCTCGCCGCTCGACTCGGCATGAGCAACTACGTCGAGTGCTCGGCCAAGACCGGCCAGGGCTGCCAGCAGGCGTTCAGAAGTGCCATCCAGGCGACGACAGCCAAACCGACCTGCATCCTACTCTGA
- the LOC113802357 gene encoding ras-related C3 botulinum toxin substrate 1 isoform X4, translated as MSHPLLCWAVGLFPIMSKNLKIVTVGDGGVGKTSLLVAYTQGSFSDVHEPTVFENYSGEMVFDGTHYNFTLWDTAGQEHYDRCRVLCYPETDAFLVCFSVVNKASFSNVQSSWLPEIRRECGDKVPAVLVGTKIDLRKNAQSTSSVSRREGRRLAARLGMSNYVECSAKTGQGCQQAFRSAIQATTAKPTCILL; from the exons ATGTCGCATCCGCTATTGTGCTGGGCGGTAGGTTTG TTTCCAATAATGAGCAAAAATCTGAAGATAGTGACTGTTGGAGATGGAGGCGTGGGCAAGACTTCTCTGCTGGTGGCCTACACACAG gGATCGTTTTCCGATGTACACGAACCGACTGTCTTCGAAAACTACAGCGGCGAGATGGTATTCGACGGGACGCACTACAATTTCACGCTGTGGGACACGGCCGGCCAGGAACACTACGACCGCTGCCGAGTCCTCTGCTACCCCGAG ACAGACGCGTTCTTGGTGTGCTTCAGCGTGGTAAACAAAGCATCTTTCAGCAACGTTCAGTCGTCTTGGCTGCCGGAAATCAGGCGGGAGTGTGGAGATAAGGTGCCAGCTGTGCTCGTGG GCACGAAAATCGACCTGCGGAAGAACGCCCAGTCGACCTCGTCCGTGTCGAGGCGCGAGGGGCGTCGCCTCGCCGCTCGACTCGGCATGAGCAACTACGTCGAGTGCTCGGCCAAGACCGGCCAGGGCTGCCAGCAGGCGTTCAGAAGTGCCATCCAGGCGACGACAGCCAAACCGACCTGCATCCTACTCTGA
- the LOC113802357 gene encoding uncharacterized protein isoform X2: protein METVYWWERDTADGQGFGPVRMLQAVSASDPLSYGTTQDMGKGLRRTRKGKKERMHSSKQRRHRAEGPRNVASAIVLGVSNNEQKSEDSDCWRWRRGQDFSAGGLHTGIVFRCTRTDCLRKLQRRDGIRRDALQFHAVGHGRPGTLRPLPSPLLPRDAFLVCFSVVNKASFSNVQSSWLPEIRRECGDKVPAVLVGTKIDLRKNAQSTSSVSRREGRRLAARLGMSNYVECSAKTGQGCQQAFRSAIQATTAKPTCILL, encoded by the exons ATGGAGA CAGTTTATTGGTGGGAGAGAGATACAGCTGACGGACAGGGATTCGGTCCGGTCAGAATGTTACAGGCTGTCTCTGCAAGCGACCCTCTTTCATACGGAACTACACAGGATATGGGTAAAGGGTTGCGTCGCactaggaaagggaagaaagagaggatgcaTTCGAGTAAACAAAGACGTCACAGGGCGGAAGGCCCACGGAATGTCGCATCCGCTATTGTGCTGGGCG TTTCCAATAATGAGCAAAAATCTGAAGATAGTGACTGTTGGAGATGGAGGCGTGGGCAAGACTTCTCTGCTGGTGGCCTACACACAG gGATCGTTTTCCGATGTACACGAACCGACTGTCTTCGAAAACTACAGCGGCGAGATGGTATTCGACGGGACGCACTACAATTTCACGCTGTGGGACACGGCCGGCCAGGAACACTACGACCGCTGCCGAGTCCTCTGCTACCCCGAG ACGCGTTCTTGGTGTGCTTCAGCGTGGTAAACAAAGCATCTTTCAGCAACGTTCAGTCGTCTTGGCTGCCGGAAATCAGGCGGGAGTGTGGAGATAAGGTGCCAGCTGTGCTCGTGG GCACGAAAATCGACCTGCGGAAGAACGCCCAGTCGACCTCGTCCGTGTCGAGGCGCGAGGGGCGTCGCCTCGCCGCTCGACTCGGCATGAGCAACTACGTCGAGTGCTCGGCCAAGACCGGCCAGGGCTGCCAGCAGGCGTTCAGAAGTGCCATCCAGGCGACGACAGCCAAACCGACCTGCATCCTACTCTGA
- the LOC113802357 gene encoding uncharacterized protein isoform X1 — translation METVYWWERDTADGQGFGPVRMLQAVSASDPLSYGTTQDMGKGLRRTRKGKKERMHSSKQRRHRAEGPRNVASAIVLGGRFVSNNEQKSEDSDCWRWRRGQDFSAGGLHTGIVFRCTRTDCLRKLQRRDGIRRDALQFHAVGHGRPGTLRPLPSPLLPRDAFLVCFSVVNKASFSNVQSSWLPEIRRECGDKVPAVLVGTKIDLRKNAQSTSSVSRREGRRLAARLGMSNYVECSAKTGQGCQQAFRSAIQATTAKPTCILL, via the exons ATGGAGA CAGTTTATTGGTGGGAGAGAGATACAGCTGACGGACAGGGATTCGGTCCGGTCAGAATGTTACAGGCTGTCTCTGCAAGCGACCCTCTTTCATACGGAACTACACAGGATATGGGTAAAGGGTTGCGTCGCactaggaaagggaagaaagagaggatgcaTTCGAGTAAACAAAGACGTCACAGGGCGGAAGGCCCACGGAATGTCGCATCCGCTATTGTGCTGGGCGGTAGGTTTG TTTCCAATAATGAGCAAAAATCTGAAGATAGTGACTGTTGGAGATGGAGGCGTGGGCAAGACTTCTCTGCTGGTGGCCTACACACAG gGATCGTTTTCCGATGTACACGAACCGACTGTCTTCGAAAACTACAGCGGCGAGATGGTATTCGACGGGACGCACTACAATTTCACGCTGTGGGACACGGCCGGCCAGGAACACTACGACCGCTGCCGAGTCCTCTGCTACCCCGAG ACGCGTTCTTGGTGTGCTTCAGCGTGGTAAACAAAGCATCTTTCAGCAACGTTCAGTCGTCTTGGCTGCCGGAAATCAGGCGGGAGTGTGGAGATAAGGTGCCAGCTGTGCTCGTGG GCACGAAAATCGACCTGCGGAAGAACGCCCAGTCGACCTCGTCCGTGTCGAGGCGCGAGGGGCGTCGCCTCGCCGCTCGACTCGGCATGAGCAACTACGTCGAGTGCTCGGCCAAGACCGGCCAGGGCTGCCAGCAGGCGTTCAGAAGTGCCATCCAGGCGACGACAGCCAAACCGACCTGCATCCTACTCTGA
- the LOC113802357 gene encoding uncharacterized protein isoform X3 → METVYWWERDTADGQGFGPVRMLQAVSASDPLSYGTTQDMGKGLRRTRKGKKERMHSSKQRRHRAEGPRNVASAIVLGGRFVSNNEQKSEDSDCWRWRRGQDFSAGGLHTGIVFRCTRTDCLRKLQRRDGIRRDALQFHAVGHGRPGTLRPLPSPLLPRGTKIDLRKNAQSTSSVSRREGRRLAARLGMSNYVECSAKTGQGCQQAFRSAIQATTAKPTCILL, encoded by the exons ATGGAGA CAGTTTATTGGTGGGAGAGAGATACAGCTGACGGACAGGGATTCGGTCCGGTCAGAATGTTACAGGCTGTCTCTGCAAGCGACCCTCTTTCATACGGAACTACACAGGATATGGGTAAAGGGTTGCGTCGCactaggaaagggaagaaagagaggatgcaTTCGAGTAAACAAAGACGTCACAGGGCGGAAGGCCCACGGAATGTCGCATCCGCTATTGTGCTGGGCGGTAGGTTTG TTTCCAATAATGAGCAAAAATCTGAAGATAGTGACTGTTGGAGATGGAGGCGTGGGCAAGACTTCTCTGCTGGTGGCCTACACACAG gGATCGTTTTCCGATGTACACGAACCGACTGTCTTCGAAAACTACAGCGGCGAGATGGTATTCGACGGGACGCACTACAATTTCACGCTGTGGGACACGGCCGGCCAGGAACACTACGACCGCTGCCGAGTCCTCTGCTACCCCGAG GCACGAAAATCGACCTGCGGAAGAACGCCCAGTCGACCTCGTCCGTGTCGAGGCGCGAGGGGCGTCGCCTCGCCGCTCGACTCGGCATGAGCAACTACGTCGAGTGCTCGGCCAAGACCGGCCAGGGCTGCCAGCAGGCGTTCAGAAGTGCCATCCAGGCGACGACAGCCAAACCGACCTGCATCCTACTCTGA
- the LOC113802357 gene encoding ras-related C3 botulinum toxin substrate 1 isoform X7, with translation MSKNLKIVTVGDGGVGKTSLLVAYTQGSFSDVHEPTVFENYSGEMVFDGTHYNFTLWDTAGQEHYDRCRVLCYPETDAFLVCFSVVNKASFSNVQSSWLPEIRRECGDKVPAVLVGTKIDLRKNAQSTSSVSRREGRRLAARLGMSNYVECSAKTGQGCQQAFRSAIQATTAKPTCILL, from the exons ATGAGCAAAAATCTGAAGATAGTGACTGTTGGAGATGGAGGCGTGGGCAAGACTTCTCTGCTGGTGGCCTACACACAG gGATCGTTTTCCGATGTACACGAACCGACTGTCTTCGAAAACTACAGCGGCGAGATGGTATTCGACGGGACGCACTACAATTTCACGCTGTGGGACACGGCCGGCCAGGAACACTACGACCGCTGCCGAGTCCTCTGCTACCCCGAG ACAGACGCGTTCTTGGTGTGCTTCAGCGTGGTAAACAAAGCATCTTTCAGCAACGTTCAGTCGTCTTGGCTGCCGGAAATCAGGCGGGAGTGTGGAGATAAGGTGCCAGCTGTGCTCGTGG GCACGAAAATCGACCTGCGGAAGAACGCCCAGTCGACCTCGTCCGTGTCGAGGCGCGAGGGGCGTCGCCTCGCCGCTCGACTCGGCATGAGCAACTACGTCGAGTGCTCGGCCAAGACCGGCCAGGGCTGCCAGCAGGCGTTCAGAAGTGCCATCCAGGCGACGACAGCCAAACCGACCTGCATCCTACTCTGA